The stretch of DNA TGGCACGAAACGACCGCAAGGCCGCATGCCATCGCCTCAAGGATGGTGTTCGAGAACCCCTCGGCATAGGTCGGCGACACGAAGACGCCGTGCGCACGGTAGAGTTCGGGGACGGCGTCATAGTCGGCATAGCCGCTGAACGTCACGCGGTCCGTAAGTTCGAGTTCGACCGCGAGCGCCTGCGCGGTTTCGACGTCCGGACCGATCCCGGAGATGGTCGCATGCCAACCCCCTCTTACGTCCGGTAGCGCCTCAAGGAAGTCGAGCACGCCTTTGCGACGGTCGACGCGGCCATGGTAGAGCAGGCGGACCGGGCCTTCGGGCGCGGCTTTCGATGCCGGCGTGAAATGATCGGTATCGACTGCGCCCGGAACAATCGTGAACCGGTCGAGCGGCGTGCCGAGTCGGTCGTGGACTTCGCCCGCGAAACTGTTGCCGCCGATCAGCAGCGCGCCGGCGCTATCGAGCACGCGCACCATCGCCAGCCGGTGCGTCTCGCAGCACGATCCGACCCAATGCCCGTCGCCGCCCTGGATCGACACGACGCAGGGCAGTCCAAGGCGCCGGGCCGCGATCATCGTGGCCCAGCCGGTCGGATAGCCATATTGCGCGTGAAGCATGTCGAACGGATTCACGGCATGGTCGCGGGCGATGGCCTCGACGATTGCGTCTATGTCGCGCTCGAAGTCGCCGCCATCCTGTTCGCCCAGCGCTTCTAGGCCGACGACGCGCACGCCCGGCACCGGGGGTGGGGGGCCGCCGCCATAGACGCGGGCGCGTGCGGGATCGCCGTAATATTGGCTGATCATCGTCACGTCGTGGCCGGCCGCGACGAGTTGCCGCAACAGGTTGATCGCGTAGATCGACATGCCTGATATCGCGGGGAAAAAGCGACGCGAGACGAAGCATATCCGCATCAGGACAGGGCCCCCCGGAGATAGGCGATCGATTCAGGAATGGCCTGATGCGCGCGCGGGCTTTCACGCGATAGTTCGACGCATACCAGCTTGTCGAAGCCGATCGACTTCAGCGCGGCGAGGATGACGGGTATGTCCATGTCGCCCTGACCGAAGGGGAGATGCGTGTGATCCCCTCGGCGCATGTCCTCGACCGCGACCGTCCCGAGGCGGTCGGCATAGGCGCGTACAGCGGCATCGGGGGCGATATCCTGCGTGACGAGGCAGTGCCCGGTGTCGAGCGCGAGCCGCAGGTCCGGGTGGTGGATCGCGAGCCGCGCATAATCCGCGACGGTCTCGATCAGCATGCCGGGC from Sphingomonas faeni encodes:
- a CDS encoding glycosyltransferase family 4 protein, which gives rise to MSIYAINLLRQLVAAGHDVTMISQYYGDPARARVYGGGPPPPVPGVRVVGLEALGEQDGGDFERDIDAIVEAIARDHAVNPFDMLHAQYGYPTGWATMIAARRLGLPCVVSIQGGDGHWVGSCCETHRLAMVRVLDSAGALLIGGNSFAGEVHDRLGTPLDRFTIVPGAVDTDHFTPASKAAPEGPVRLLYHGRVDRRKGVLDFLEALPDVRGGWHATISGIGPDVETAQALAVELELTDRVTFSGYADYDAVPELYRAHGVFVSPTYAEGFSNTILEAMACGLAVVSCHAVGVVDCVRDDENGLLTDPGDVPGLAAALTRVVTDTSLRARLATAALEECRRVYSWDAVGQQIVGIYRDLRGHPQTAFDTDLPMTPCRFRSEPHLL